GTCGTCTTCCCGTTCAACGTGACCGACCCCCGCCTCGACTGGATCGCGTTCGTCGCCGGCATCCTCCTCGTCGCCATCTCGATCGGCGTCGTCGAGTCGGTCATGGCCCGCCTGAGGCTCGTGAAGGTGCCGCAGCTCCTCGTCGGAGCCTGCGTCCTCTCGGCCTTCGGCATGCTCCTCCTGGCGCGGTGATGCGATGACGCACCCGGTCGACATCCTCCTCGTCGTCGTCATCCTCCTGAACTTCCTCGTCCTCGGGACGCCGTCCCTCAGGATGACGATCCGCGGCGCCGCCCTCCAGGGGGCTGTCCTGGCGGTCCTTCCGCTCCTCGTGCACCGCGGTTTCGGCTGGCGGGTCGCGGCGATCGCGATCGCGACGATGGCGATCAAGGGGGTCCTGATCCCGGGCCTTCTCGAGAAGGCGATGCGCGACATCCACATCCGGCACGAGGTGGAGCCCTACGTCGGGTTCGTCCCGTCGCTGTTCCTCTGCGCCGTCGGAACGGGTCTCGCCATCCTCTTCGCCGGGAACCTCCCGCTCGCGCCCGAGCACGTCGGGACCCTCATCGTCCCCGCCTCCCTCGCGACGCTCCTCTCCGGCTTCCTCGTCCTGACGACGCGGCGCAAGGCCATCTCGCAGGTCGTCGGCTACCTGATCCTGGAGAACGGCATCTTCATCTTCGGCCAGCTCCTCATCGAGGCGATGCCCTTCCTCGTCGAGGCCGGGGTCCTCCTCGACCTCTTCGTCGGCATCTTCATCATGGGGATCGTCATCAACCACATCCGGCAGGAGTTCTCGTCGCTCGACACGGACCTCCTCTCGGAGCTGAAGGACTGACCGGGAGGAAGACGACGTGGAGATCGGTCTCGTCCTCCTCCCGCTCGCCGCCGCCGTCGTGGCCGCGGTCGTCCCCTCGCAGAGGGTCCGGCCGCTCGTCGTCCCGGTGGCGGCGTGCCTCCACCTCGCCCTCTTCGCCGCCATCCTCGCCGGCGGCGTCAGCTCCGGCCGCGGTGTCTGGCTGAGGCTCGACCCGCTCGCCACCGTCATCCTCGGGACGGTCAGCGTCCTCTTCCTCCTCATCGCCTTCTACGTGCCCGGGTATCTCGAGCTGCGCCCCGACCGCGACAACCGGGTCTTCTGCGCGGTCCTCCTCTTCTTCCTGGCGATGACCTCCCTCCTCGCGCTCGCCCAGCACCTCGGGCTCCTCTGGGTCGCCATGGAGGCGACGACGCTCGCCACGGCGCCGCTCCTCTACTTCAACAGGACGGCCCGGTCGCTCGAGGCGACCTGGAAGTACCTGATGATCGGGTCGGTCGGCATCGCCATCGCGCTCCTCGGCTCGCTCTTCCTCGCGTACTCCGCCCACCTCGGCGGGGGCGAGCCGTCGCTCCTGTTCGAGGACCTGCTCGCCGGGGCGGGCGCGTTCTCGCGGCCGTGGCTGCGCGCCGCGTTCGTCCTCCTCCTCGTCGGCTACGGGACGAAGATGGGCCTGGCGCCGCTCCACACCTGGAAGCCCGACGCCTACGGCGAGGCGCCCGGGCTCGTCGGCGCGCTCCTGGCCGGCGGGATGACGAACTGCGCGTTCCTCGCGCTCCTGCGCGTCTACCGCGTCGTGAACGCGGCGGGAGAGGGCGCCTTCGCCCGCGAGCTCCTCGTCTTCATGGGGCTCCTCTCCATCGGCCTGGCGGCCGTCTTCGTCGTGAGGCAGCGCGACATCAAGCGGATGCTCGCCTACTCGAGCGTCGAGCACGTCGGCATCCTCGTCCTCGGCATCGGCCTCGGCGGGATCGGCGTCTTCGGCGCCCTCCTCCACGCGATCAACAACGGCCTGACGAAGGGGATCCTCTTCCTGGCGGCGGGGAACATCCAGCGGGCGTACGGGAGCAAGAGCACCGACGAGATCTCGGGGGCCATCTCGCGCCTCCCCATCTCGGGGAGCCTCTTCCTCGTCGGCTTCTTCGCGATCACGGGCTCCCCGCCGTTCGGCCCGTTCGTCAGCGAGTTCACCATCGTGAACGCCGCGATCGGGGGAGGACACCCGGTCGCCGGAACGCTCTTTCTCGTCCTCCTCGGGGTCATCTTCATCGGGATGGGCTCGACCGTCCTCTCCGCCGTCCAGGGCCGGCCGGGGACCTCCTCGGCGGGGACACCGTACAAGGACGACCTGGCCCGGACCGCTCCGATCCTCGTCGCGGCCGCGCTCGTCCTCTTCCTCGGTCTCTACCTTCCCGCTCCTCTCGTGAGCCTCCTCGAACGAGCGTCGGCGGGCCTGGAGGCGCTGCCGTGACGGAGGGCGTCTTCACCCGCACGCGAAACGGGGCGGCGCTCCCCCTCTCGCGCGTCCCCGTCTCCGATTTCGATGCGTTCCGCGGCGCACTCCTCGGCGATCTCGCGGCCGGCCGCCGGCTCGTCTCCTTCTTCGCCACGCCGGAGGCGGGCGCGGCCGCGGCGCTCTGGGCGGTCGTCGCCGACGACGGCCCCGGGACGCTCGCCGTCGCGCGCACCGTCCTCGAAGACGACGGCTTCCCGTCGCTGACACCGGCGGCCCCGCAGGTCCACCTCTTCGAGAGGGAGATGGCCGAGCAGCTCGGCCTGAAGCCCCAGGGCCACCCGTGGCTCAAGCCGGTCCGCTACCGGCCGTCCTGGCGGGCGGGCCACGACGCGTGGGGGAGGCCGGAGGGCGAGCCGATCCTGCCCGCCGTCGGCGACTTCTTCCGCGTCGAGGGAGACGAGGTCCACGAGGTGGCCGTCGGCCCGGTCCACGCGGGGGTCATCGAGCCGGGGCACTTCCGCTTCCAGTGTCACGGCGAGCGCGTCTTCCACCTCGAGATCGCCCTCGGCTTTCAGCACCGCGGCGTCGAGGAGTCCCTCCTCGGCGGGCCCCACCGGCAGACCGTCGCGCGCATCGAAACCCTCGCCGGCGACACGACGATCGGCCACGCGACGGCTTATGCGCAGGCGCTGGAAGCGCTCTCGGGAACCTCCGTCCCGCCGCGGGCGCAGGCGATCCGCGGCATCGCGCTCGAGCTGGAGCGCCTCGCGAACCACACGGGCGACCTCGGCGCCCTCGCGGGAGACGTCGGGTTCCTGCCGACGGCCTCCTTCTGCGGGCGGCTCCGCGGCGACTTCCTCAACATGACCGCGCTCCTTTGCGGCAACCGTTTCGGCCGCGGCCTCGTCCGTCCCGGCGGGACGCTCGTCGACCTCGACGACGCGCTGGCCGCCGAGCTCGGGCGCCGGCTGGAAGAGACCATGAAGGACCTGCGCGGGGCGGCCGAGCTCCTCTTCGGGGCCGCGACCGTCCTGGCGCGGTTCGAAGGCACGGGCCGCGTCGATCCGGCGACGGCCGAATCGCTCGGCCTCGTCGGCCCCGCGGC
Above is a genomic segment from Holophagales bacterium containing:
- a CDS encoding hydrogenase — its product is MEIGLVLLPLAAAVVAAVVPSQRVRPLVVPVAACLHLALFAAILAGGVSSGRGVWLRLDPLATVILGTVSVLFLLIAFYVPGYLELRPDRDNRVFCAVLLFFLAMTSLLALAQHLGLLWVAMEATTLATAPLLYFNRTARSLEATWKYLMIGSVGIAIALLGSLFLAYSAHLGGGEPSLLFEDLLAGAGAFSRPWLRAAFVLLLVGYGTKMGLAPLHTWKPDAYGEAPGLVGALLAGGMTNCAFLALLRVYRVVNAAGEGAFARELLVFMGLLSIGLAAVFVVRQRDIKRMLAYSSVEHVGILVLGIGLGGIGVFGALLHAINNGLTKGILFLAAGNIQRAYGSKSTDEISGAISRLPISGSLFLVGFFAITGSPPFGPFVSEFTIVNAAIGGGHPVAGTLFLVLLGVIFIGMGSTVLSAVQGRPGTSSAGTPYKDDLARTAPILVAAALVLFLGLYLPAPLVSLLERASAGLEALP
- a CDS encoding NADH-quinone oxidoreductase subunit C; the protein is MTEGVFTRTRNGAALPLSRVPVSDFDAFRGALLGDLAAGRRLVSFFATPEAGAAAALWAVVADDGPGTLAVARTVLEDDGFPSLTPAAPQVHLFEREMAEQLGLKPQGHPWLKPVRYRPSWRAGHDAWGRPEGEPILPAVGDFFRVEGDEVHEVAVGPVHAGVIEPGHFRFQCHGERVFHLEIALGFQHRGVEESLLGGPHRQTVARIETLAGDTTIGHATAYAQALEALSGTSVPPRAQAIRGIALELERLANHTGDLGALAGDVGFLPTASFCGRLRGDFLNMTALLCGNRFGRGLVRPGGTLVDLDDALAAELGRRLEETMKDLRGAAELLFGAATVLARFEGTGRVDPATAESLGLVGPAARACGIDQDVRRDHPTGIYRFTHVPVMTAHDGDVNARAFVRWLEAQRSHDFVKAQLAALPKGTIRAPEKPIRPEHVAISLVEGWRGEIAHVAVTDAEGRFARYKVVDPSFHNWMGLAMALRNEEISDFPLSNKSFNLSYCGHDL
- a CDS encoding hydrogenase, whose amino-acid sequence is MTHPVDILLVVVILLNFLVLGTPSLRMTIRGAALQGAVLAVLPLLVHRGFGWRVAAIAIATMAIKGVLIPGLLEKAMRDIHIRHEVEPYVGFVPSLFLCAVGTGLAILFAGNLPLAPEHVGTLIVPASLATLLSGFLVLTTRRKAISQVVGYLILENGIFIFGQLLIEAMPFLVEAGVLLDLFVGIFIMGIVINHIRQEFSSLDTDLLSELKD